From Sediminibacterium sp. TEGAF015, a single genomic window includes:
- a CDS encoding SDR family NAD(P)-dependent oxidoreductase — protein sequence MNPFSLEGKKILITGASSGIGRTIAAEASLAGANIVICGRNTERLNETFDLLHHGDDQCHERVIFDLADESATIEIIQQLNYFDGVVFAAGSDLIQPFSFTTSQQLKTIMDDNFTGQALMLQKLIKTKKINSGASIVFFSSVNGTSIGSKGHSLYAAAKGAINGLVRVVANELSKKRIRVNAIAPGMVETGLMKMNEEIVSKELLEVHRKDYPLGFGRPEDVAYLCIYLLSGASVWMTGQSITIDGGLSINR from the coding sequence TTGAATCCGTTTTCATTAGAAGGGAAGAAAATTTTAATTACAGGGGCATCTTCTGGTATTGGAAGAACTATAGCGGCTGAAGCAAGTTTAGCTGGTGCAAACATTGTGATATGTGGAAGAAATACTGAAAGATTGAATGAAACTTTTGATTTATTGCATCATGGTGATGATCAGTGTCATGAAAGAGTTATATTTGATCTCGCAGATGAGTCTGCAACCATAGAAATCATTCAGCAGCTTAATTATTTTGATGGTGTTGTATTCGCGGCTGGTTCTGATCTTATTCAACCTTTTTCTTTTACTACAAGCCAGCAGTTGAAAACAATCATGGATGATAATTTTACTGGTCAGGCACTTATGCTTCAAAAGCTTATTAAAACAAAAAAAATCAACTCAGGGGCTTCAATTGTTTTCTTTAGTTCTGTAAATGGAACTTCAATAGGTTCGAAAGGTCATAGTTTATATGCTGCAGCGAAGGGTGCGATTAATGGACTTGTACGTGTAGTCGCTAATGAATTATCAAAGAAAAGAATAAGGGTAAATGCAATCGCTCCGGGAATGGTTGAAACTGGTTTAATGAAAATGAATGAAGAAATAGTTTCCAAAGAATTATTGGAAGTGCATCGCAAGGATTATCCCTTGGGATTTGGTCGTCCGGAGGATGTAGCCTATTTGTGTATTTACCTTCTTTCAGGTGCTTCTGTCTGGATGACAGGACAAAGTATAACAATAGACGGAGGCCTGAGTATCAATCGGTAA
- a CDS encoding polysaccharide biosynthesis protein: MKIKNKTLLITGGTGSFGNAVLNRFLNTEHFSEIRIFSRDEKKQDDMRKRLNNAKVKFYIGDVRDLSSVESAVKGADYIFHAAALKQVPSCEFFPMEAVKTNIIGTDNILTAAEKYDVSKVVVLSTDKAAYPINAMGMSKAMMEKVMVAKSRNLDDTKTIFCATRYGNVMASRGSVIPLFIDQIKNGKPLSITDPNMTRFMMTLEDAVDLVWYAFENARQGDLFVQKAPAATIETLAKALIELYNSKVEIKIIGIRHGEKLYETLVNREDMVKSEDLGDYFRIPADTRDLNYEQYFSEGIRDIAKAEEYHSHNTTLLDVMGMKQLLHKLPVIKRDILGDVTAVQYDY, encoded by the coding sequence ATGAAAATTAAGAATAAAACCCTTTTGATAACTGGAGGGACTGGCTCATTTGGTAATGCTGTACTAAATAGGTTCCTGAATACTGAGCACTTTAGCGAGATACGGATTTTTTCGAGAGATGAAAAAAAACAAGATGATATGAGAAAGCGTTTAAATAACGCTAAGGTTAAGTTTTATATTGGTGATGTTCGCGATCTTTCAAGTGTAGAGTCTGCGGTTAAAGGTGCAGATTATATTTTTCATGCAGCAGCATTGAAACAGGTCCCTTCTTGTGAGTTTTTTCCAATGGAAGCTGTTAAAACAAATATTATTGGGACAGATAATATTCTAACGGCAGCTGAAAAATATGATGTATCAAAAGTTGTCGTTCTAAGCACTGATAAGGCTGCTTATCCAATTAATGCAATGGGTATGTCTAAAGCCATGATGGAAAAAGTTATGGTAGCAAAATCAAGAAATCTGGATGATACTAAGACTATTTTTTGTGCTACCCGATATGGAAACGTGATGGCATCAAGAGGATCTGTGATTCCATTATTTATAGATCAGATTAAAAATGGGAAGCCGCTAAGTATTACAGATCCCAATATGACACGCTTCATGATGACACTTGAAGATGCTGTTGATCTTGTTTGGTATGCTTTTGAAAATGCTCGACAAGGCGATTTATTTGTACAGAAAGCACCTGCCGCTACGATTGAAACATTGGCAAAAGCTTTAATTGAATTGTATAATTCAAAAGTTGAAATCAAAATTATAGGGATAAGACATGGTGAGAAATTGTATGAGACATTAGTGAATAGAGAGGATATGGTAAAATCGGAAGATCTTGGTGACTATTTCAGGATTCCAGCCGATACACGCGATTTAAACTATGAACAATATTTTTCAGAAGGTATTCGTGACATTGCCAAAGCTGAAGAATACCATTCTCACAATACAACACTACTTGACGTTATGGGAATGAAACAATTACTTCATAAGCTGCCGGTAATAAAAAGAGATATTTTAGGAGATGTTACAGCAGTTCAATATGATTATTAA
- a CDS encoding glycosyltransferase family 4 protein yields MDILFISLVQIDSLKDRGIYHDLLRVFHKEGHHVTVICPVERRTKLPTRVISTDGFTVLQVRTLNVQKTNVIEKGIATASLDFLFKRAIKKHLSSKKFRLILYATPPITLTCLISYLKMKNKAKTYLLLKDIFPQNAVDMGMIKGGGLLHNFFKWQEKKLYRLSDMIGCMSPANVAYLKSHHPEISRRKLEVNPNSVEINHSEDKKVDRNSILSFFDIPENKVLFLYGGNLGKPQGIPFLLKIISSASITSPDAFFIIVGDGTEFEYLNIWFKHNKPSNAILIRYIPREEYNQLASNCDIGLILLHPDFTIPNFPSRLLTYLEYKLPVFCLTDEVSDIGPIAEEYNFGKWSLNGDLSRALELVSFFIKNRQAAIQMGKNGYDYLIRNYDVNLSYLKIISLLEQR; encoded by the coding sequence ATGGATATTTTATTTATCAGCCTTGTACAGATCGATTCATTGAAAGATCGTGGAATATACCATGATTTACTTCGTGTCTTTCATAAAGAAGGTCATCATGTTACAGTAATTTGTCCTGTTGAAAGAAGGACAAAACTACCAACTAGAGTAATCTCGACAGATGGGTTTACTGTATTACAGGTAAGGACATTAAATGTACAAAAAACAAATGTTATTGAAAAAGGCATAGCGACTGCTAGTTTGGATTTTCTCTTTAAACGAGCTATTAAGAAGCATCTTTCCAGTAAAAAATTTCGTTTGATTTTGTATGCAACTCCGCCAATTACCCTGACCTGTTTGATTTCTTATCTTAAAATGAAAAACAAGGCAAAAACCTATTTATTGCTCAAGGATATTTTTCCACAAAATGCAGTTGATATGGGAATGATAAAAGGAGGAGGACTTCTACATAATTTTTTTAAGTGGCAGGAAAAAAAACTATACCGGTTGTCAGATATGATAGGTTGTATGTCTCCGGCCAATGTAGCCTATTTAAAGTCTCATCATCCTGAAATTTCACGTAGAAAGTTGGAGGTTAACCCTAACAGTGTTGAAATCAACCACTCAGAAGACAAAAAAGTGGATCGGAATTCAATACTAAGTTTTTTTGATATTCCTGAAAATAAAGTACTCTTTTTATATGGAGGAAATCTTGGAAAGCCGCAGGGTATTCCATTTTTATTGAAAATAATATCATCAGCTTCAATAACATCTCCCGACGCTTTTTTTATTATTGTTGGTGATGGTACTGAATTTGAATATCTAAATATATGGTTTAAACATAATAAACCATCTAATGCCATTTTAATACGATATATACCGAGAGAAGAATACAATCAATTAGCGTCTAATTGTGATATAGGTCTTATTTTACTTCATCCCGATTTTACAATTCCCAATTTTCCGTCAAGGCTGTTAACATATCTTGAATATAAATTACCAGTATTTTGTCTTACAGATGAAGTTTCAGATATCGGACCAATAGCTGAAGAGTATAACTTCGGTAAGTGGAGTTTGAATGGAGATTTGAGTCGTGCACTTGAATTGGTTAGCTTTTTCATAAAGAACCGGCAGGCTGCAATACAAATGGGAAAGAATGGGTATGATTATCTAATCAGAAATTATGATGTTAACCTAAGTTATCTGAAAATAATTTCCCTATTAGAACAGCGATAA
- a CDS encoding 3-oxoacyl-ACP synthase III family protein, translated as MHTLFKNITISHVATAVPDNILELNSFSSLYGESEVKKIISSTGISKVRIAPPHLTTADLCEAAFREIISKSNLDTKGIGALVFVSQTADHRLPQTSIILQDKLGLSRETACFDIPLGCSGYVYGLFQSAMLIASGIEKVALLAGDTSTRIINERDRSVSMVFGDAGTATILESGKSDMHISVRSDGSGRDKLIIPAGGCRMPSNLQTSKSREVEPGVFRSDDDLYMDGMAIMNFAISEVPLMISETLKTLDWKQEDVGCFALHQANAFMLNYLRKKMKISIEKVPISVDGFGNTGPASIPLMLCDKAAELSKNNQLEKVVMCGFGVGLSWGTASTDLSSTIFYKPINI; from the coding sequence ATGCATACTTTATTTAAGAATATAACAATTTCGCACGTTGCTACTGCCGTTCCTGATAACATACTGGAATTAAATTCTTTTTCAAGTTTATATGGTGAATCTGAGGTAAAAAAAATTATTTCAAGCACTGGAATTTCAAAAGTAAGAATCGCCCCACCTCATCTAACTACTGCTGACCTTTGTGAAGCTGCCTTTAGGGAAATTATCAGTAAAAGTAATTTGGATACAAAGGGTATAGGGGCATTGGTTTTTGTTTCACAAACTGCCGATCACCGACTACCTCAAACTTCCATAATTCTACAAGACAAATTGGGCTTAAGCCGTGAAACAGCATGTTTCGATATTCCATTAGGATGTTCTGGATATGTATATGGCCTTTTTCAGTCTGCCATGCTTATTGCGTCAGGTATTGAAAAGGTTGCACTCTTAGCTGGCGATACTAGTACGCGCATCATAAATGAACGTGATCGTTCTGTATCAATGGTTTTCGGTGATGCAGGAACTGCGACAATATTAGAGTCAGGAAAGAGTGATATGCATATTTCTGTGCGTTCTGATGGATCGGGAAGAGATAAGCTAATAATACCTGCGGGAGGATGCAGAATGCCTTCCAATCTTCAAACAAGTAAAAGTAGAGAGGTTGAACCTGGCGTTTTTCGCTCAGATGATGATTTGTATATGGATGGGATGGCCATTATGAATTTTGCAATTAGTGAAGTGCCATTAATGATTTCAGAAACACTCAAAACCCTTGATTGGAAACAGGAGGATGTTGGTTGTTTTGCATTGCATCAGGCGAACGCTTTTATGCTCAATTATCTCAGAAAAAAAATGAAGATATCTATAGAAAAAGTACCCATATCGGTAGATGGTTTTGGAAATACCGGACCTGCTTCAATTCCACTTATGTTATGTGATAAAGCAGCAGAGCTTTCTAAAAACAATCAACTTGAAAAAGTTGTGATGTGTGGTTTTGGTGTTGGGTTATCCTGGGGCACAGCTTCTACTGATTTGAGTTCAACAATATTTTACAAACCAATAAATATATGA
- the wecB gene encoding non-hydrolyzing UDP-N-acetylglucosamine 2-epimerase, with the protein MIRLKVMTVVGTRPEIIRLSRVMSALDDSNSIHHITVHTGQNYDYELNEVFYEDMGIRKPDHFLNAAGSTPAATIGQILINIDNLLEEIKPDAFLVLGDTNSCLCAIPAKKRKIPIFHMEAGNRCFDQRVPEETNRKIVDHISDINLTYSDIAREYLLREGLSADRIIKTGSPMFEVLSFYRNKIKNSMVLSKLNLEKEKYFVVSAHREENINDEANFTDLIDSLNAVAEKYKYPVIVTTHPRTRKMLETKDFHIRNEIQFLKPMGFSDYISLQQNSFAVLSDSGTISEESSILNFRALNIRQAHERPEAMEEASVIFTGLKPERILQGLEQTSRQKIHGERNFRPVADYSMQNVSEKVVRIILSYTDYINRVVWSKK; encoded by the coding sequence ATGATTCGACTAAAAGTAATGACCGTTGTTGGAACAAGACCGGAAATAATCAGATTATCAAGAGTGATGTCTGCCTTGGATGATAGTAATTCGATACACCACATCACGGTTCATACAGGGCAGAACTATGACTATGAATTAAATGAGGTTTTCTATGAAGATATGGGTATTCGAAAACCTGATCATTTTTTAAATGCGGCAGGTTCAACTCCTGCAGCTACGATTGGACAAATTCTAATCAATATTGACAATTTGCTCGAAGAAATAAAACCAGATGCTTTTCTGGTTTTAGGTGACACCAATTCCTGCCTTTGTGCTATACCAGCCAAAAAGAGAAAGATACCAATTTTTCATATGGAGGCAGGCAATAGATGCTTTGATCAGCGTGTACCTGAAGAAACAAATCGCAAAATCGTAGATCATATTTCTGATATAAATCTAACTTATTCAGATATCGCAAGAGAGTATTTATTGAGGGAAGGCTTGTCTGCGGATCGAATTATCAAAACTGGTTCACCGATGTTTGAAGTTTTGTCTTTTTATCGAAATAAGATAAAAAATTCAATGGTTTTATCAAAGCTAAATCTCGAGAAGGAAAAATATTTTGTAGTTTCAGCTCATCGTGAAGAAAATATTAATGATGAAGCGAATTTTACAGATTTGATTGATTCGTTGAATGCTGTTGCAGAGAAATATAAATATCCTGTTATCGTTACCACCCATCCAAGAACAAGGAAAATGCTGGAAACCAAGGATTTTCATATAAGAAATGAGATTCAGTTTTTAAAACCAATGGGCTTCAGCGATTATATATCATTACAACAAAATTCATTTGCGGTATTATCTGATAGTGGTACAATTAGTGAAGAGTCATCGATACTTAATTTCCGAGCACTAAATATTCGTCAGGCGCATGAAAGACCAGAGGCGATGGAAGAGGCTTCAGTTATATTTACCGGACTTAAGCCTGAGCGCATTCTACAGGGGCTTGAGCAAACATCACGACAAAAAATTCATGGTGAGAGGAATTTCAGACCAGTGGCTGATTATAGCATGCAGAATGTTTCAGAAAAAGTAGTTCGAATTATTTTGAGTTACACGGATTATATCAACAGAGTTGTTTGGAGTAAGAAATAA
- a CDS encoding SDR family NAD(P)-dependent oxidoreductase produces MIEQLVILITGSRKGIGRELSEYFLSLGHQVIGCSRSENDLEHINYKHYCLDVADEGAVKNIFSAIRKNFGKLDVLINNAGVASMNHLLLTPGSTVDKLFQTNFKGTFLFSREAAKLMQKNRFGRIVNFSTVAVALDLEGEAIYAASKNAVEQLTRVMAKEFGGLGITVNCVGPTPIDTDLIKAVPKNKIEELIAHQAVRRMGTFGDVINVIDFFISPKSDFISGQTIYLGGVFK; encoded by the coding sequence ATGATAGAGCAACTAGTTATTCTTATCACTGGATCCAGAAAAGGTATAGGGAGGGAACTCAGTGAATATTTCTTAAGTCTGGGTCATCAGGTAATAGGTTGTAGTCGAAGTGAAAATGATCTTGAACATATAAATTATAAGCATTATTGTTTGGATGTAGCAGATGAAGGCGCAGTGAAAAATATCTTCTCAGCTATCAGAAAAAACTTTGGTAAACTTGATGTGCTTATTAACAATGCAGGCGTTGCTTCGATGAACCACTTATTATTGACACCTGGGTCAACTGTAGATAAGCTTTTTCAGACTAATTTTAAGGGAACATTCCTTTTTTCAAGAGAGGCAGCCAAATTAATGCAGAAGAATAGATTTGGCCGTATTGTAAATTTTTCAACTGTAGCTGTAGCACTTGATCTGGAAGGGGAAGCAATTTACGCGGCGAGTAAGAATGCTGTAGAGCAACTTACCCGGGTAATGGCTAAAGAATTTGGGGGGTTAGGTATTACTGTAAACTGCGTTGGACCTACACCTATTGATACAGACTTAATAAAAGCTGTTCCTAAAAACAAGATAGAAGAATTAATTGCACATCAGGCCGTTCGTAGAATGGGCACTTTTGGAGATGTAATCAATGTTATTGATTTTTTTATCAGCCCTAAAAGTGACTTTATATCAGGTCAAACTATATATCTAGGAGGAGTATTTAAATGA
- a CDS encoding ANL family adenylate-forming protein: MRSIEHFIRKITGYNDKTAIIHEGKLISYHDLAERISNQKRLINEKGVRSSQLVFIIGDYSVEAIALFFALALNKNIIIPVTTELDAEINERLQESKPDWIFNLRLSVVENLTELEEKDRHFLIEGIKTQSASGLLLFSSGSTGKPKAMVHNLDSLLESYLEKKTKMINFLVFLMFDHIGGLNTLLNCLSMGATITIPENRRPDHVCELIEKYKVNVLPASPTFLNLTLISKAFEKYDVSSLLMVTYGTEPMPEALLMRLKGLLPRVKFMQTFGTSETGIAKTISKSSTSTFLKIEDPDQEFKIVNGELWLRSKTQILGYINHSNDCFTEDGWFKTGDLVEETSDGFLKIIGRSKEVINVGGEKVLPTEIETVVIELPQVIDCKAKGVANAITGQMVVIDVILADGFDPKVEKIVIRNHCRERLDAYKVPAKINFVSELAFSDRFKKIRK, translated from the coding sequence ATGAGATCAATTGAACATTTTATAAGAAAGATTACTGGCTATAATGATAAAACAGCTATAATTCATGAAGGAAAGCTGATTAGTTATCATGATCTTGCCGAACGCATCAGTAACCAAAAACGTCTCATTAATGAAAAAGGGGTACGTTCAAGTCAACTTGTTTTTATAATCGGTGATTATTCTGTTGAAGCGATAGCTTTATTTTTTGCTTTAGCTTTAAATAAAAATATTATTATTCCTGTCACAACTGAGCTTGATGCTGAAATTAATGAACGATTGCAGGAATCAAAACCCGATTGGATATTTAATCTAAGATTGAGTGTGGTTGAGAACTTAACTGAACTCGAAGAAAAAGATAGGCATTTCTTGATTGAAGGAATAAAAACACAAAGCGCATCAGGGTTGCTTTTGTTCAGTAGCGGAAGTACTGGTAAACCGAAGGCAATGGTTCATAATCTCGATTCCTTATTGGAGTCTTATTTAGAGAAAAAGACCAAAATGATTAATTTTTTGGTTTTTTTAATGTTTGATCATATTGGGGGATTGAATACTTTGTTGAACTGTCTGTCGATGGGTGCAACTATTACAATTCCTGAAAATCGCCGACCTGATCATGTTTGTGAATTGATTGAAAAGTACAAAGTTAATGTTCTTCCTGCATCACCCACTTTTTTAAATTTGACCCTAATAAGTAAGGCTTTTGAAAAATATGATGTATCCAGTTTACTAATGGTAACTTATGGTACTGAACCTATGCCAGAAGCCTTGCTTATGCGGTTAAAGGGTTTACTACCCCGTGTAAAGTTTATGCAAACATTCGGAACCAGTGAAACTGGTATTGCGAAAACAATAAGTAAATCGTCGACGAGTACTTTTTTAAAAATTGAAGACCCTGATCAGGAATTCAAGATAGTGAATGGGGAATTATGGCTTAGAAGTAAGACGCAGATATTAGGCTATATTAACCATAGTAATGATTGTTTTACGGAGGATGGATGGTTTAAAACCGGTGATCTGGTGGAAGAAACAAGTGATGGATTTCTAAAAATAATAGGACGCTCTAAGGAAGTAATTAATGTTGGAGGAGAAAAAGTATTGCCAACAGAAATTGAAACTGTTGTTATCGAATTACCTCAAGTTATTGATTGTAAAGCAAAAGGAGTGGCAAATGCTATTACGGGACAAATGGTTGTTATCGATGTTATTTTGGCGGATGGATTCGACCCTAAAGTTGAAAAAATTGTCATACGTAATCACTGCCGAGAAAGATTAGATGCATATAAAGTACCTGCAAAAATTAATTTTGTGTCTGAGTTAGCATTCTCCGATAGGTTTAAAAAAATACGTAAATAA
- a CDS encoding acyl carrier protein, with protein MNIEEFIKHFVDQFDEINPAEVSHVTKFKELDGWDSLVAISLIAMVDAEYGVKLTGDEIRNAQYVSELFEIVKSKS; from the coding sequence ATGAATATAGAAGAGTTTATCAAACATTTTGTGGATCAGTTCGATGAAATTAATCCTGCTGAAGTATCACATGTAACAAAATTCAAAGAATTGGATGGTTGGGATTCACTGGTTGCTATTTCTTTGATTGCTATGGTTGATGCAGAATATGGGGTAAAACTTACTGGAGATGAAATTCGAAATGCTCAGTACGTATCTGAATTATTTGAAATTGTAAAATCGAAAAGTTGA
- a CDS encoding polysaccharide biosynthesis C-terminal domain-containing protein, which yields MKKIGITGQSGFIGSYLYNTLKLDSDNYKIVEFHRCNFNDESSLEAFVKECDIIVHLAGVNRHANADIIYQANIELASKLAGAVKRTGSQAHIIFSSSIQEEKDNIYGNAKKAARIILAEAAKMNGGAFTGLIIPNVFGPFGNPYYNSVIATFCYQLTHSEEPIINVDGELKLIYVAELVDVIINCFTNKPNDEILVPHTSQIRVSEILSILIRFKLEYFDKGIVPALNDIFELNLFNTFRSYIDIRNYFPFRLKKNADNRGIFVELVRLNIGGQISFSTTIPGITRGNHYHTRKIERFAVVKGKAKIQLRKVGSSEVLEFCLDGNEPSYVDMPIWYTHNITNVGHEELLTVFWINEFFNADDPDTYIEIV from the coding sequence ATGAAAAAAATAGGTATAACAGGGCAGTCGGGTTTTATAGGTTCCTACTTATATAACACACTTAAATTAGATTCTGATAATTACAAAATTGTTGAATTTCATCGCTGTAATTTTAATGATGAATCGTCACTAGAAGCATTTGTAAAAGAATGTGATATAATTGTTCATTTAGCTGGAGTTAACCGTCATGCAAATGCTGATATTATTTATCAGGCTAATATCGAACTGGCTTCAAAACTTGCTGGTGCCGTAAAAAGAACCGGATCACAAGCCCACATTATTTTTTCTTCGTCTATCCAAGAAGAAAAAGATAATATATACGGGAATGCAAAAAAAGCAGCCAGAATAATATTAGCTGAAGCTGCAAAGATGAACGGGGGAGCTTTTACAGGATTAATCATACCAAATGTGTTTGGTCCATTTGGTAACCCATATTACAATTCTGTTATTGCAACATTCTGCTACCAACTCACGCATTCAGAAGAACCAATAATTAATGTTGATGGAGAATTGAAATTGATTTATGTGGCTGAACTTGTTGATGTAATTATTAATTGTTTTACAAACAAACCTAATGATGAAATTTTAGTTCCACATACCAGCCAGATAAGAGTATCTGAAATTTTAAGTATTCTTATTAGATTTAAACTTGAGTATTTCGACAAAGGGATTGTACCTGCACTTAATGATATTTTTGAACTCAATTTATTTAATACTTTCCGCTCATACATTGATATTAGAAACTATTTTCCATTTCGATTAAAGAAAAATGCGGATAACAGGGGGATATTTGTAGAATTGGTCAGATTAAACATTGGTGGCCAAATATCATTTTCTACAACTATTCCAGGAATAACAAGAGGTAATCATTATCATACTCGCAAGATAGAGCGCTTTGCGGTAGTAAAGGGAAAAGCAAAAATTCAATTACGAAAAGTAGGTAGTAGTGAAGTATTAGAGTTTTGTCTGGATGGTAATGAGCCCAGTTATGTTGATATGCCGATTTGGTATACCCATAATATCACAAATGTAGGCCACGAAGAATTGCTTACTGTTTTTTGGATCAATGAATTCTTCAATGCCGATGATCCAGATACTTATATAGAAATAGTATAA
- a CDS encoding aminotransferase class I/II-fold pyridoxal phosphate-dependent enzyme gives MNKIWLSSPHLGTAEYDYVKEAFDTNWISPLGPNVNGFEDDISSFLGTGRKLSGDIKTAALSSGTAALHLALIILGVEAGDIVLVQSFTFCGTTNPVTYQGAKIVFIDSEPETWNMCPDALAQALNKYKEKVKAIIPVHLYGMPSKMKELQDVADRYDVPIIEDAAEALGSSYKNMACGTFGEMSALSFNGNKIITTSGGGALVSAKPEYIEKARFLSTQARDQAPHYQHSQIGYNYRMSNIVAGIGRGQMKVLNERVAQRRANNKRYRNFFNSIPGISFQTEPNNDFFSNYWLTAILIDPVLTGGITRETVRLALNADNIESRPLWKPMHLQPIYEGSEFFGTRLCERLFENGLCLPSGSNLTDEEFDRIFSTLGKLFKV, from the coding sequence ATGAACAAAATTTGGCTTTCCTCTCCTCATCTGGGAACTGCGGAATATGATTATGTAAAGGAAGCATTCGATACCAATTGGATTTCTCCACTCGGTCCAAATGTTAACGGATTTGAAGATGATATTTCATCATTTCTAGGGACAGGAAGAAAACTAAGTGGGGATATCAAAACAGCGGCATTGTCTTCTGGTACGGCGGCTTTACACTTAGCGCTGATAATTTTGGGTGTTGAAGCTGGTGATATTGTATTAGTACAAAGCTTTACTTTTTGTGGAACTACTAATCCGGTTACCTACCAGGGAGCAAAAATTGTTTTTATTGATTCTGAACCAGAGACGTGGAATATGTGTCCTGATGCTTTGGCTCAAGCTCTAAATAAATATAAGGAAAAGGTAAAAGCTATCATTCCGGTTCATTTGTATGGCATGCCTTCAAAAATGAAGGAACTACAGGACGTTGCAGACAGGTATGATGTACCAATCATTGAAGACGCTGCAGAAGCTTTAGGCTCTAGTTATAAGAATATGGCTTGTGGTACATTTGGTGAAATGTCAGCACTCAGTTTTAATGGAAATAAAATTATTACGACCAGTGGCGGAGGTGCCCTTGTTTCTGCCAAACCGGAATACATAGAGAAAGCACGTTTTTTAAGTACGCAAGCACGTGACCAGGCGCCACATTATCAGCATTCTCAGATAGGATATAATTATCGTATGAGTAATATAGTGGCAGGCATTGGACGCGGTCAGATGAAGGTGCTTAATGAAAGGGTAGCACAAAGAAGGGCAAACAACAAAAGGTATAGGAATTTTTTCAATAGTATACCGGGGATAAGTTTTCAAACAGAGCCCAATAATGATTTCTTTAGTAATTATTGGCTTACCGCTATATTAATAGACCCAGTATTAACAGGTGGTATTACAAGAGAAACAGTAAGACTGGCACTTAATGCTGATAATATTGAATCAAGACCTCTTTGGAAGCCTATGCATCTACAACCCATTTATGAAGGCTCAGAGTTTTTTGGAACAAGGTTGTGTGAAAGATTATTCGAAAATGGATTGTGTTTACCCAGTGGATCTAATTTAACTGATGAGGAGTTTGATCGAATTTTTTCAACATTAGGAAAACTTTTTAAAGTTTAA
- a CDS encoding acetyltransferase, whose translation MKTKIAIYGTGGFGREVHQMIEYINQQNHVWEFVGYFDEYLIPGTSINGFTVLGGTNELNNVQDCLALVIAIGKPKAVKEVAESIHNTNITFPNLIHPHVQYDQRYNKIGVGNIICYGCYFTCNIEVGSFNIFNTRSTLGHDTQIGSYNIFQPNVQISGEVKIGDLNFFGVNSCVLQQKRIGNNNKLGAGSLLLRNIKNDATYFGNPAYEMKL comes from the coding sequence ATGAAAACTAAAATCGCAATTTATGGTACAGGGGGCTTTGGAAGGGAAGTTCATCAGATGATTGAATACATAAACCAGCAAAATCATGTATGGGAATTTGTTGGTTATTTTGATGAGTACCTTATTCCAGGTACAAGTATAAACGGTTTTACGGTTCTTGGTGGGACTAATGAATTGAATAATGTTCAGGATTGCTTAGCGCTTGTTATTGCAATTGGTAAGCCAAAAGCAGTAAAAGAAGTTGCGGAAAGTATTCACAATACGAATATCACCTTTCCAAATCTGATTCATCCACATGTACAATATGATCAACGATATAACAAGATTGGTGTTGGGAACATCATTTGCTATGGGTGTTACTTTACTTGCAATATTGAGGTAGGATCATTTAATATTTTCAATACCAGGTCTACACTCGGGCATGATACCCAAATTGGTTCATATAATATATTTCAACCCAATGTGCAAATTTCAGGAGAAGTTAAGATTGGAGACCTTAATTTTTTTGGTGTAAATTCCTGTGTTTTGCAACAAAAGAGAATAGGAAATAATAATAAATTAGGTGCTGGAAGTTTATTGTTGCGAAATATTAAGAATGATGCAACGTATTTTGGGAATCCAGCTTATGAAATGAAATTGTAA